From Streptomyces durmitorensis, a single genomic window includes:
- a CDS encoding extracellular solute-binding protein, whose product MKPHRRVAKSLSLALATTTLLAGCGVLPGGGEEKRTVTVWFMRGSASEEFIKRFTTDFEKRNGDIDLEIRLQEWTGIGGKVKAALKAEDGPDVIEVGNTQVAQYVDEGGLDDLTLESARDFGMKDWLPGLAEPGQYNGSQYGIPWYAANRVVIYNKDLFARAGIEQPPKTRAQWIADTRRLDSGSDQGIYLAGQDWYTLAGFIWDEGGELATEAKGSRGVWEGSLHTPAALRGMEFYRQLQALGEGPRDADEEHPPQAGVFAKGDVAQIVAVPGTARAIEEANPELKGKLGYFPIPGKTAAKPGAVFTGGSDLVVRGKTEDRRGAVAVIEALAGKKWQKDLARTMDYVPNKTTLASLVSGEEGVAAMAAGAARGRATPASPKWAAVEADNPIKAYMSKVLGGGDPATEAKVASRRITRELDVSGP is encoded by the coding sequence GTGAAACCGCACCGCCGTGTCGCCAAGTCCCTGTCCCTCGCCCTCGCCACGACCACGCTGCTCGCGGGATGCGGCGTCCTGCCCGGCGGAGGAGAGGAGAAGCGGACCGTCACCGTGTGGTTCATGCGGGGCAGCGCTTCGGAGGAGTTCATCAAGCGGTTCACGACCGACTTCGAGAAGCGGAACGGCGACATCGACCTGGAGATACGCCTCCAGGAGTGGACCGGCATCGGCGGCAAGGTCAAGGCCGCGCTCAAGGCGGAGGACGGGCCCGATGTCATCGAGGTCGGCAACACCCAGGTCGCCCAGTACGTCGACGAGGGCGGGCTCGACGACCTCACCCTGGAGTCCGCGCGCGACTTCGGCATGAAGGACTGGCTGCCGGGTCTCGCCGAGCCCGGACAGTACAACGGCAGCCAGTACGGCATTCCCTGGTACGCCGCCAACCGCGTCGTCATCTACAACAAGGACCTGTTCGCACGGGCCGGGATCGAACAGCCGCCGAAGACCCGCGCGCAGTGGATCGCCGACACCCGGCGGCTCGACTCCGGTAGCGACCAGGGGATCTATCTGGCGGGCCAGGACTGGTACACCCTGGCCGGATTCATCTGGGACGAGGGCGGCGAGCTCGCCACGGAGGCCAAGGGGTCGCGAGGCGTGTGGGAGGGCAGCCTGCACACGCCCGCGGCGCTGCGGGGCATGGAGTTCTACCGGCAGTTGCAGGCCTTGGGCGAGGGCCCCCGGGACGCCGACGAGGAGCATCCGCCGCAGGCCGGGGTCTTCGCCAAGGGCGATGTGGCGCAGATCGTCGCCGTGCCGGGGACGGCACGCGCCATCGAGGAGGCGAACCCCGAACTGAAGGGGAAGCTCGGCTACTTCCCGATCCCGGGCAAGACGGCGGCGAAACCGGGAGCGGTCTTCACCGGCGGGTCCGACCTCGTCGTACGCGGAAAGACGGAGGACCGCAGGGGCGCGGTGGCCGTGATCGAGGCTCTCGCGGGCAAGAAGTGGCAGAAGGACCTGGCCAGGACCATGGACTACGTGCCGAACAAGACGACGCTGGCCTCCCTCGTCTCGGGCGAGGAGGGGGTCGCCGCGATGGCCGCGGGAGCGGCCAGGGGGCGGGCGACGCCGGCCTCGCCGAAGTGGGCCGCCGTGGAGGCGGACAACCCGATCAAGGCGTACATGTCGAAGGTGCTCGGCGGGGGTGACCCGGCGACGGAGGCGAAGGTCGCCTCGCGCCGGATCACCCGGGAGCTGGATGTCAGTGGGCCGTGA
- a CDS encoding GntR family transcriptional regulator: MDDSVKALTSRDQQGVPGGVLKRERVREVLLDLIESRRPGDAIPSERTLCTELGVSRPTLRAAVDTLVASGLLVREHGRGMFVARAKVTQELAPGSRPLTAPRAAGDWSSSVLEFSTVRAGARVGRRLRISPAAELVYVVRLRLVDGEPIALEHLHIPAALAPGLTPAQVESGFYAHLREARRIRPAHAAQSIEPTVLTEGEAALLGVPVLSPALLFDRLTTDTEDRPVEYVRSLYRGDRYRIVSRLELDGAAEHPAPTASRTAAWWGTVE, translated from the coding sequence ATGGATGACTCAGTAAAGGCGTTGACATCAAGGGACCAGCAGGGCGTACCCGGCGGCGTACTCAAGCGCGAGCGCGTGCGCGAGGTCCTGCTCGATCTGATCGAGAGCCGCCGACCGGGCGACGCGATCCCCTCCGAGCGCACGCTCTGCACCGAACTCGGCGTCTCCCGGCCGACGTTGCGCGCCGCCGTCGACACGCTGGTGGCCTCGGGGCTGCTGGTGCGCGAGCACGGCCGGGGCATGTTCGTGGCCCGCGCCAAGGTCACCCAGGAGCTGGCGCCGGGCAGCCGCCCGCTCACCGCCCCGCGGGCCGCGGGCGACTGGTCGAGCAGCGTCCTGGAGTTCAGCACGGTCCGGGCCGGGGCCCGGGTCGGCCGCAGACTCCGGATCTCCCCCGCCGCCGAGCTCGTGTACGTGGTGCGGCTGCGCCTGGTCGACGGTGAGCCCATCGCCCTGGAGCACCTGCACATCCCGGCCGCCCTCGCCCCGGGGCTCACCCCCGCGCAGGTGGAGTCCGGGTTCTACGCCCACCTGCGCGAGGCCCGCCGCATCCGCCCCGCGCACGCCGCGCAGTCCATCGAGCCCACGGTCCTGACCGAGGGCGAGGCGGCCCTGCTCGGCGTGCCCGTGCTCTCCCCCGCCCTGCTCTTCGACCGGCTCACCACGGACACCGAGGACCGCCCCGTCGAGTACGTGCGCTCCCTCTACCGCGGCGACCGCTACCGCATCGTCTCGCGGCTCGAACTGGACGGTGCCGCCGAGCACCCCGCGCCCACCGCCTCGCGCACCGCCGCCTGGTGGGGCACGGTGGAGTGA
- a CDS encoding dodecin: protein MSDHTYRVTEIVGTSHEGVDQAIRNGVARASQTLRSLDWFEVTQVRGHIENGEIEHYQVGLKVGFRLEDGDSA from the coding sequence ATGTCCGACCACACCTACCGGGTCACCGAGATCGTCGGCACCTCGCACGAGGGCGTCGACCAGGCGATTCGCAACGGCGTCGCCCGCGCATCGCAGACGCTGCGCTCGCTGGACTGGTTCGAGGTCACCCAGGTGCGCGGCCACATCGAGAACGGCGAGATCGAGCACTACCAGGTGGGCCTGAAGGTCGGCTTCCGCCTGGAGGACGGCGACAGCGCCTGA
- a CDS encoding helix-turn-helix domain-containing protein has translation MTESRAGRAQHGAGPAPAPAVEDTPCRAARRLTQAAGRSDAALIAEAAALAGGWAALVTPAAGALHSHPHSAGPAGVRAAAHPRSHPHLTIQPAADAVLVLGPGKATPAPRVALIAQLTVDLLLVLARQADETRGAEQRLHGAALHLLLSGHHRLAADMLGGSTATHATHATVYRLAGSNAHTAHQALWRAAQPGAPLGSTTTRMLVSLAARELVVVALHGARGDQSATLPLLARIAERHQLSGGAADPAPLDMVPTAWAEAGAARNSAAVGCLVPAAGLGAHGLLRVLPADRLAAWSAAVLQPLDRDQRRTLEAWLRSGSAQAAAPALDVSEGTVRSRLRGIGALLAADLERPTAQAQLLLALRAPAPPDPAASYVRLPATPLPPELLGSGQAERWASALLAPLDTRLRTALRCWLGQRGRTAPAAAELGLHRATLTAWLNKCGDTLGLDLSSVTVRAELHLAAETLATPGEAQAALPRRGGRTYRGPRP, from the coding sequence GTGACGGAGAGCAGGGCGGGCCGCGCGCAGCACGGCGCGGGGCCCGCGCCCGCCCCCGCCGTCGAGGACACGCCCTGCCGGGCAGCGCGACGGCTCACGCAGGCGGCAGGCCGCTCCGACGCCGCGCTGATCGCCGAGGCCGCCGCCCTGGCCGGCGGCTGGGCCGCCTTGGTGACCCCCGCGGCGGGCGCCCTCCACAGCCACCCGCACAGCGCCGGGCCCGCGGGGGTGCGTGCCGCCGCGCACCCCCGGTCCCATCCGCACCTCACCATCCAGCCCGCGGCCGATGCCGTCCTCGTCCTCGGCCCCGGCAAGGCGACGCCCGCTCCCCGCGTCGCCCTGATCGCACAGCTCACCGTCGATCTGCTCCTGGTGCTCGCCCGGCAGGCGGACGAGACGCGCGGCGCCGAGCAGCGGCTGCACGGCGCCGCCCTGCACCTGCTGCTGAGCGGCCACCACCGGCTGGCCGCCGACATGCTCGGAGGCAGCACGGCCACGCACGCCACCCACGCCACGGTGTACCGGCTCGCCGGGAGCAACGCCCACACCGCACACCAGGCCCTGTGGCGCGCGGCGCAGCCCGGTGCGCCTCTCGGCAGCACCACCACCCGCATGCTGGTCAGCCTGGCCGCGAGGGAACTGGTGGTCGTCGCCCTGCACGGCGCCCGGGGCGACCAGAGCGCGACGCTCCCGCTCCTGGCCCGGATCGCCGAGCGCCACCAGCTGTCCGGGGGAGCGGCGGACCCCGCGCCCCTGGACATGGTCCCCACCGCATGGGCCGAGGCCGGGGCCGCGCGGAACAGCGCGGCCGTGGGCTGTCTCGTCCCCGCGGCCGGCCTCGGGGCACACGGCCTGCTCCGCGTCCTGCCCGCGGACCGGCTCGCCGCATGGTCCGCGGCCGTCCTCCAGCCCCTGGACCGTGACCAGCGCCGGACCCTGGAGGCCTGGCTGCGGTCGGGCTCGGCCCAGGCCGCGGCACCGGCCCTCGACGTGTCCGAGGGCACGGTCCGCTCACGGCTGCGCGGCATCGGCGCTCTCCTCGCGGCCGACCTGGAAAGACCCACCGCCCAGGCGCAGCTGCTGCTGGCCCTGCGCGCCCCGGCACCACCCGACCCGGCCGCCTCGTACGTACGCCTTCCCGCCACTCCACTGCCCCCTGAACTGCTCGGCTCCGGCCAGGCCGAGCGCTGGGCCTCCGCCCTGCTCGCGCCGTTGGACACGCGGCTGCGCACCGCGCTCCGTTGCTGGCTCGGGCAGCGCGGCAGGACCGCCCCCGCCGCCGCCGAGCTGGGGCTGCACAGGGCCACCCTCACCGCCTGGCTGAACAAGTGCGGCGACACCCTGGGCCTTGACCTGTCGTCCGTGACGGTCAGGGCGGAGCTGCACCTGGCCGCCGAGACGCTCGCGACTCCTGGCGAGGCGCAGGCCGCGTTGCCGCGTCGCGGGGGCAGAACCTACCGGGGGCCGCGGCCGTAG
- a CDS encoding SAM-dependent methyltransferase, giving the protein MTEPTKLPPEIDTSVAHSARVWNYWLGGKDNFPADQQAGDAYRDKYPLIEQFARESRDFLRRTVSHLARDAKIRQFLDLGAGLPTANNTHEVAQRIAPESRVVYVDHDPLVLLHVHAMRTSTPEGATAYVLADMRDTDAVLEGAARTLDMTRPVALVINDVLGHIVDWDDALSLVRRLVEKLPSGSYLALSHSTASDEEHRKVQEEYNNSGAIPYIFREPEVTVAFFEGLELVEPGFVSWPNWRPDSTTDRTTVRAGWGAVARIP; this is encoded by the coding sequence GTGACCGAACCGACGAAACTGCCCCCGGAGATAGACACCTCCGTCGCCCACAGCGCGCGTGTCTGGAACTACTGGCTCGGCGGCAAGGACAACTTCCCCGCCGACCAGCAGGCCGGTGACGCCTACCGCGACAAGTATCCGCTGATCGAGCAATTCGCCCGTGAGTCACGGGACTTCCTGAGGCGCACGGTCAGCCACCTGGCACGGGACGCCAAGATTCGCCAGTTCCTCGACCTGGGCGCCGGATTACCGACGGCGAACAACACCCACGAGGTCGCCCAGCGCATCGCCCCCGAATCCCGGGTGGTCTACGTGGACCACGACCCGCTCGTCCTGCTGCACGTGCACGCGATGCGCACCAGCACCCCGGAGGGCGCCACCGCCTATGTGCTCGCGGACATGCGCGACACGGACGCGGTCCTGGAGGGCGCGGCCAGGACGCTGGACATGACCCGGCCCGTCGCCCTGGTGATCAATGACGTCCTCGGTCACATCGTGGACTGGGACGACGCCCTGTCTCTCGTGCGTCGCCTGGTGGAGAAACTCCCCTCGGGGAGCTATCTGGCCCTGAGCCACTCCACCGCCTCGGACGAGGAACACCGAAAGGTGCAGGAGGAGTACAACAACTCCGGCGCGATTCCCTACATCTTCCGCGAGCCGGAGGTGACGGTCGCCTTCTTCGAGGGGCTCGAACTGGTCGAACCCGGCTTCGTCTCCTGGCCGAACTGGCGGCCCGACTCCACCACGGACCGCACCACCGTGCGCGCGGGGTGGGGCGCCGTCGCACGGATTCCGTGA
- a CDS encoding helix-turn-helix domain-containing protein: MARERSGRTVAHLVLATRLKTLRESAGLSFRQAAEALGAHPATVRRIEQAQTSLDAGQVSTLLSVYGAGPAETEEFLGKLAAANRPGWWHPWRAVMDVWQLDLMSVESAASIIRTWHPSLVPALLRTPAYARAVDDVLRPDLSPADKDRRTEFLMQRQDRLRAQQTRIWALMSAAALHTRVGDAQTMAGQKESLRSAAERPEVTLQIHPLDGPAHAMTGKPPLTVYRVEVPEISDHVVREGCLPGTADVWDAHETVTAYLMLLDYSCTAASHPHESKEELA, translated from the coding sequence GTGGCCCGCGAACGATCCGGCCGGACCGTCGCGCATCTCGTTCTGGCCACCCGGCTGAAAACGCTGCGTGAATCGGCGGGGCTGAGTTTCCGGCAGGCGGCAGAGGCTCTCGGCGCCCACCCGGCCACCGTCCGCCGCATCGAACAGGCCCAGACATCTCTGGACGCGGGCCAGGTCTCCACCCTCCTCTCGGTGTACGGGGCGGGCCCGGCGGAGACCGAGGAATTCCTCGGGAAACTGGCGGCCGCCAACCGCCCCGGCTGGTGGCATCCGTGGCGTGCCGTCATGGACGTATGGCAGCTGGACCTGATGAGCGTGGAGTCCGCGGCCAGCATCATCAGGACCTGGCACCCCTCGCTGGTCCCCGCCCTGCTGCGCACCCCGGCCTATGCCCGCGCCGTCGACGACGTCCTGCGCCCGGATCTGTCGCCTGCGGACAAGGACCGTCGCACCGAATTCCTGATGCAGCGTCAAGACCGGTTGCGCGCCCAGCAGACGCGCATCTGGGCATTGATGTCGGCCGCGGCCCTGCACACGCGCGTAGGGGACGCACAGACCATGGCCGGGCAGAAGGAGTCGCTCCGATCCGCCGCCGAGCGCCCCGAAGTGACCTTGCAGATCCACCCGCTGGACGGGCCCGCGCACGCCATGACGGGCAAACCACCGCTGACCGTGTACCGGGTCGAGGTGCCGGAGATCTCCGACCACGTGGTCCGGGAGGGATGCCTGCCCGGCACGGCCGACGTCTGGGACGCGCACGAGACCGTGACGGCCTACCTCATGCTCCTTGACTACTCCTGTACCGCCGCGTCCCACCCCCACGAGTCGAAAGAGGAACTGGCGTGA
- a CDS encoding winged helix-turn-helix transcriptional regulator → MLSRTLQRLTQGELIERERAMDFPHATTYRLAPPARELLTVMAPAAE, encoded by the coding sequence ATGCTGAGCCGGACCCTGCAACGCCTCACGCAGGGAGAACTCATCGAACGCGAACGCGCGATGGACTTCCCGCACGCCACGACGTACCGCCTCGCCCCACCGGCCCGCGAGCTCCTGACGGTCATGGCGCCCGCCGCCGAGTAG
- a CDS encoding LLM class flavin-dependent oxidoreductase — protein sequence METTEEISTRSPPAKGSRVAATRFSVLDRSRTREGHDAPEALRDTVRLAKELEELGYHRFWVSEHHAVPGVAGSAPTVLASAVAAATRTIRVGTGGVMLPNHQPLIVAEQFGVLEALFPGRIDMGLGRSVGFTDGVRKALGRDKHDAEDFAAQLTELLGWFRGTSDTGAHARPAEGLTVPPFVLAIGEGATIAAQAGLPMVIGDIRSREKMLRGIEHYRASFRPSEWSSEPYVVVSGTIAVAGTPEEARRLLIPEAWSMAYSRTHGTFPPLPPAERVESPAMTMTEKERGFYASGLAGHIHGTEEQVADELETLIKESGAQEVLVTTSTYDRAGLLDSFRRLARVAGLATT from the coding sequence ATGGAGACCACAGAGGAGATCAGTACGCGATCCCCACCGGCGAAGGGATCTCGAGTGGCAGCGACCCGGTTCTCCGTGCTCGACCGTTCCCGCACGCGCGAGGGGCACGACGCCCCCGAGGCCCTGCGCGACACCGTCCGCCTGGCCAAGGAGCTCGAAGAGCTCGGCTATCACCGTTTCTGGGTCTCCGAACATCACGCGGTGCCGGGCGTCGCGGGATCCGCGCCGACCGTCCTCGCCTCCGCCGTCGCCGCCGCGACGCGCACCATCCGGGTCGGCACGGGCGGCGTGATGCTGCCGAACCATCAACCCCTCATCGTCGCCGAGCAGTTCGGGGTCCTCGAAGCGCTCTTCCCCGGGCGCATCGACATGGGGCTCGGCCGCTCGGTGGGCTTCACCGACGGGGTGCGCAAGGCGCTCGGCCGCGACAAGCACGACGCGGAGGACTTCGCGGCGCAGCTCACCGAGCTCCTGGGCTGGTTCCGCGGCACGTCGGACACCGGAGCGCACGCGCGGCCCGCCGAGGGCCTGACCGTCCCCCCGTTCGTCCTGGCCATCGGCGAGGGCGCCACCATCGCGGCACAGGCCGGGCTCCCGATGGTCATCGGCGACATCAGGAGCCGCGAGAAGATGCTCCGCGGCATCGAGCACTACCGCGCGTCGTTCCGGCCGTCGGAGTGGTCGAGCGAGCCGTACGTCGTCGTCTCGGGCACCATCGCCGTCGCCGGGACCCCCGAGGAGGCCCGCCGCCTGCTGATACCGGAGGCCTGGTCGATGGCCTACTCACGCACCCACGGCACGTTCCCGCCTCTGCCCCCGGCCGAGCGCGTCGAGTCACCGGCGATGACGATGACCGAGAAGGAGCGCGGCTTCTACGCATCCGGTCTCGCCGGCCACATCCACGGCACGGAGGAGCAGGTGGCCGACGAGCTCGAGACGCTGATCAAGGAGAGCGGGGCCCAAGAAGTGCTGGTCACGACCAGTACGTACGACCGTGCGGGCCTCCTGGACTCCTTCCGGCGCCTGGCCCGGGTCGCGGGTCTGGCCACGACCTAG
- a CDS encoding ATP-binding cassette domain-containing protein translates to MHSPHDPFVRVRGAREHNLRDVDVDIPRDVLAVFTGVSGSGKSSLAFGTIYAEAQRRYFESVAPYARRLIHQVGAPKVGEITGLPPAVSLQQRRSAPTSRSSVGTVTNLSNSLRMLFSRAGTYPDGAERLDSDAFSPNTAAGACPQCHGLGRVHRTSEELLVPDPSLSIREGAIAAWPGAWQGKNLRDVLDTLGHDVDRPWRELPRTDREWILFTDEQPVVTVHPVRDAGRIQRPYQGTYMSARRYVMKTFSDSKSQTLRAKAERFLASADCPACGGSRLRPEAMAVTFAGRTIADLAALPLSELAKCLESSSGSEAARVLSEDLLGRIATITELGLGYLSPDRATPTLSTGELQRLRLATQLRSGLFGVVYVLDEPSAGLHPADTESLLTVLDRLKAAGNSVFVVEHHLDVMRHADWLVDVGPDAGEHGGQVLHSGPVPDLQSVTGSATARFLFGREPAPVRPVRTPKGWLKVGPVSRHNLRDVTAEFPLGAFTAVTGVSGSGKSTLIGEVTEDLDGVGRLVCVDQKPIGRTPRSNLATYTGLFDVVRKVFAATDAARTRGYGVGRFSFNVAGGRCETCQGEGFVSVELLFLPSTYAPCPDCGGARYNPETLEVTYHGRNIAEVLDLTVEAAAEFFADTPAVARSLRTLLDVGLGYLRLGQPATELSGGEAQRIKLASELQRVRRGHTLYLLDEPTTGLHPADVEVLMRQLHGLVDAGHSVVVVEHDMAVVAGADWVIDLGPGGGDAGGRVVAAGPPAVVAGTEGSRTAPYLARATAEGR, encoded by the coding sequence ATGCACAGCCCCCACGATCCGTTCGTACGTGTCCGGGGTGCCCGCGAGCACAACCTGCGGGACGTCGACGTGGACATCCCGCGTGACGTCCTCGCGGTCTTCACCGGCGTCTCCGGCTCGGGGAAGTCCTCGCTCGCCTTCGGGACGATCTACGCGGAGGCCCAGCGCCGCTACTTCGAGTCCGTCGCCCCGTACGCCAGACGGCTGATCCACCAGGTGGGCGCGCCGAAGGTCGGCGAGATCACCGGCCTGCCCCCGGCGGTCTCGCTCCAGCAGCGGCGCTCGGCGCCCACGTCCCGCTCCTCGGTGGGCACGGTCACCAACCTCTCGAACTCGCTGCGGATGCTCTTCTCCCGCGCGGGCACCTACCCCGATGGCGCCGAGCGGCTCGACTCGGACGCCTTCTCGCCGAACACGGCCGCGGGGGCCTGCCCGCAGTGCCATGGCCTGGGCCGCGTCCACCGCACGAGCGAGGAGCTCCTGGTCCCCGATCCGTCCCTCTCCATCCGCGAGGGCGCGATCGCCGCCTGGCCCGGCGCCTGGCAGGGCAAGAACCTCCGGGACGTGCTCGACACCCTCGGCCACGACGTCGACCGTCCCTGGCGCGAGCTGCCGCGGACGGACCGGGAGTGGATCCTGTTCACGGACGAGCAGCCGGTGGTGACGGTGCATCCGGTGCGGGACGCGGGCCGCATCCAACGCCCGTACCAGGGCACGTACATGAGCGCCCGGCGCTATGTGATGAAGACGTTCTCGGACTCCAAGAGCCAGACGCTGCGCGCCAAGGCCGAACGGTTCCTGGCGAGCGCCGACTGCCCGGCGTGCGGCGGCAGCAGGCTGCGCCCGGAGGCGATGGCGGTCACGTTCGCGGGCCGCACGATCGCCGACCTCGCCGCGCTGCCCCTGTCGGAACTGGCCAAGTGCCTGGAGAGCAGCTCGGGTTCGGAGGCGGCGCGGGTCCTGTCCGAGGATCTCCTCGGCCGCATCGCCACGATCACCGAGCTGGGCCTCGGCTATCTGAGCCCGGACCGCGCCACGCCCACCCTCTCCACGGGCGAGCTCCAACGGCTGCGCCTGGCGACCCAGTTGCGCTCCGGGCTCTTCGGTGTCGTGTACGTCCTTGACGAGCCGTCGGCCGGTCTGCACCCCGCGGACACGGAGTCCCTGCTCACCGTCCTCGACCGGCTCAAGGCCGCGGGCAACTCGGTCTTCGTCGTGGAGCACCATCTCGATGTCATGCGCCACGCGGACTGGCTCGTCGACGTGGGTCCTGACGCCGGTGAGCACGGTGGCCAGGTGCTGCACAGCGGCCCGGTGCCGGACCTTCAGAGCGTCACGGGGTCCGCGACGGCCCGCTTCCTCTTCGGCCGCGAGCCCGCTCCTGTACGCCCGGTGCGCACCCCGAAGGGCTGGCTGAAGGTCGGCCCCGTGAGCCGGCACAACCTGCGCGACGTGACGGCCGAGTTCCCGCTCGGCGCCTTCACGGCGGTCACCGGCGTCTCCGGTTCGGGCAAGTCCACGCTCATCGGCGAGGTCACCGAGGACCTCGACGGCGTGGGGCGCCTCGTGTGCGTCGACCAGAAGCCGATCGGCCGCACGCCCCGCTCCAACCTGGCCACCTACACGGGCCTCTTCGACGTGGTGCGCAAGGTCTTCGCGGCCACCGACGCGGCACGGACACGGGGCTACGGCGTGGGGCGCTTCTCGTTCAACGTCGCGGGCGGGCGCTGCGAGACCTGCCAGGGCGAGGGGTTCGTGAGCGTGGAGCTGCTCTTTTTGCCCAGTACGTACGCGCCGTGCCCCGACTGCGGGGGTGCGCGCTACAACCCCGAGACCCTCGAAGTGACGTACCACGGACGGAACATCGCGGAGGTGCTCGACCTGACGGTGGAGGCGGCCGCGGAGTTCTTCGCGGACACCCCGGCCGTCGCCCGCAGCCTGCGGACCCTCCTGGACGTGGGTCTCGGCTATCTGCGCCTCGGCCAGCCGGCGACGGAGCTGTCGGGCGGCGAGGCCCAACGCATCAAGCTGGCAAGCGAGTTGCAGCGTGTCCGGCGCGGTCACACGCTCTACCTCCTGGACGAGCCGACGACCGGACTCCACCCGGCCGACGTCGAGGTCCTGATGCGCCAGCTGCACGGACTGGTCGACGCGGGCCACTCGGTGGTGGTCGTCGAGCACGACATGGCGGTGGTGGCGGGCGCGGACTGGGTGATCGACCTGGGTCCCGGCGGCGGTGACGCGGGCGGTCGTGTGGTCGCCGCCGGGCCGCCCGCGGTGGTGGCGGGCACCGAGGGGAGCCGGACGGCGCCGTATCTGGCGCGGGCCACGGCCGAGGGCCGCTGA
- a CDS encoding glycoside hydrolase family 16 protein — protein sequence MTVHTSWRRRAALSTVALACCASALAGLPAGASAAPSPTGSTAAAATFTDDFNGAAGSAVDGSKWQIETGDNVNNHERQYYTSGNNNAALDGQGNLVITARKENPGNYQCWYGRCEYTSARLNTSGKFTQTYGHVEARMKVPRGQGMWPAFWILGADIGNVGWPQSGEIDVMENVGFEPGTVHGTLHGPGYSGSGGIGAGYTLPGGEAFSDKFHTFAVDWSPNKVTWSVDGNVYQTRTPADLGGKQWVFDKPFFLILNLAVGGYWPGDPDGSTSFPQQLVVDYVHVTTNN from the coding sequence ATGACAGTGCACACCTCTTGGCGCCGCCGTGCGGCGCTCTCCACGGTCGCCCTGGCCTGCTGCGCCTCGGCCCTGGCCGGACTGCCCGCCGGAGCGTCGGCGGCCCCCTCCCCCACCGGTTCCACGGCGGCCGCCGCCACGTTCACCGACGACTTCAACGGCGCCGCGGGCTCCGCGGTCGACGGCAGCAAGTGGCAGATCGAGACCGGCGACAACGTCAACAACCACGAGCGGCAGTACTACACCTCGGGCAACAACAACGCCGCCCTCGACGGCCAGGGCAATCTGGTCATCACCGCCCGCAAGGAGAACCCCGGCAACTACCAGTGCTGGTACGGCCGTTGTGAGTACACATCGGCCCGCCTGAACACCTCGGGCAAGTTCACCCAGACGTACGGCCACGTCGAGGCCCGGATGAAGGTGCCGCGCGGGCAGGGCATGTGGCCCGCGTTCTGGATCCTGGGCGCCGACATCGGCAACGTGGGCTGGCCCCAGAGCGGTGAGATCGACGTGATGGAGAACGTCGGCTTCGAACCGGGCACCGTCCACGGCACGCTGCACGGCCCCGGCTACTCGGGCTCGGGCGGCATCGGCGCGGGCTACACCCTGCCCGGCGGCGAGGCGTTCTCGGACAAGTTCCACACGTTCGCGGTGGACTGGTCACCGAACAAGGTCACGTGGTCCGTGGACGGCAACGTCTACCAGACCCGCACCCCGGCCGACCTGGGCGGCAAGCAGTGGGTCTTCGACAAGCCGTTCTTCCTGATCCTGAACCTCGCGGTCGGCGGCTACTGGCCCGGCGACCCGGACGGCAGCACGAGCTTCCCGCAACAGCTCGTCGTCGACTACGTCCACGTGACCACCAACAACTAG